The sequence CCGTGCGCGCACCCGCTGCCGCACCACCCACTCGCCCGCGAACAGCAGGCCCATGAGGCCGTAGGCGATGAGGCCATTGTAGAGCGCCCAGGTCGCGTCGCTCGCGAAGAGCGCCGTGGTGAGCGCGAGCGCACCGTTGAGGACGAAGAAGCCGCACCACACCTGTGTCACCCGGCGCGTGTAGGCCACGCCGGACGGCGGCAGGTCCTTCTCCCGGATCCGCGCCAGGCGCTCGATGACGCTGGGCGGATACACCAGGCTGGTGAGGAATACGGTGAGCAGCACCGCGTTCACCAGCACGGGGTAGAGCTTCAGGGGCAGCGCGTTGTTGCCCAGCATGCTGGAGCCCGCGAGCACCAGGGCACCCACGGCGGCCGCGAGCCACATCTTCTCCCGCGTGGCCACCGCGCGCACCACCGCCATGGCCGCCAGGGGCAGCGCCATCCAGCGGGGCTCGAAGTGGCCCAGGCCCAGATAGACGAGCGGCGGGTAGGCGAGGCTCAAGAGCCCCAACAGCACCGGACGCAGACGCTTCACGCTGCCGCGGAGTCGCTGCCGAGCAGCCCGTACAGCGCGTCCACCACGTCCTGCAGCGTGCGCACCGAGCGGAACACCTCCGGCGGAACGCGCTGGCCGGCCACCGGCTTCAAGCGCACCAGCAGGTCGATGGCGTCAATGCTGTCGATGTCCAGGTCGTCGTGCAGCCGCGCCTCCGGGATGATGCGCGACGGCTCGATGTCGAAGGTTTCCTGGAGGATGGCGCTCAGGCGCTCGAACAGCTCGTGCTTCGTCATGGGGTGACTCCTCACTTTTGGGTTTTAGAAGGGAGCTTCAGGACCGGGTACGGTGGGTGCTGACGAAATCCGCGAGGGCTCGAACGCTGGCGAAGTGACGGCGATTCTCCTTGGAGTCGCTCGCCAGCACGACGCCATAGGACTTCTGCAGCGCGAGGCCGAGCTCCAGCGCGTCGATGGAGTCCAACCCCAGGCCCTCGACGAACAGCGGAGCCGCCGGATCAATGTCCTCCGGCTTCACGTCCTCGAGGTTCAGCGTCTCGATGACCAGCCGCTTTATTTCCTGCTCAAGCTCCAACATGCCCTTGGCTCCCCCTGGAGAAATGGTCGTGCAAACGGGTGGTGAGCTGGCGCGCGGCCTTCGCCGCCTCGCCCGCGTCCACGTCCTGGGACGACACGTGGATGTCGTCCTCGACGCGAATGACGTAGTGCATGGGCCTTTCGGGCACCTTCCACCAGGGCATGCCCTTGGTGAGGCCCCGCGGCTCGCACTGGATGATGACCGGCGTGATGTCGCAGGGGCCGCGCACCGCGATGTTGGCGGCGCCGCGCTGCAACTGCATGGTCCCGTCCAGCGGCGTGCGCGAGCCCTCCGGGAAGATGATGAGGTTGTTGCCGGCCTTCACGGACGCGATGCAGTCCTGGATGAGCCCGGGCCCGGAGTCGTTGCACAGGTAGCGCGTGGCCCGGATGGGGCCGCGCGTGAACGGGTTGTTCGCCAGGCTCGCCTTCACCACGCAGTCCGCGTTGGGGACCAGCGAGATGAGGAACACCACGTCGATGAGCGACGGGTGGTTGGCCAGGATGAGCAGCCCGGAGCGCGCCAGCTTCTCCACGCCCTGCAGCTCGTAGCGCAGCACGCCCAGAAAGCGCATGTAGCCGATGAAGAAGCGGAACGTGTGGTGCACCGCCAGCCGCGCCAGCCGCTGCTGCCGCTTGGGCTCCCGCACGAACAGCGCGAGCAGCGGGAAGTAGAGGAGGCGCAGCGCGAGCCCGCCCAGCCCGAAGGTGGCGAAGGACAGTCCGGTGGCGAAGATGCGCCACAGCCGGTTGAGCTTCTCAAGCATGGCGTTCCCACCGCCAGCGCCGGGCGCCCGCGGCGTGCTCCCACCGCGAGGCTCCGGAGACGAGGAAGCGCAGGGCGCGCAGGTCCGCCGGGAGCGCGTCGGGCTCCTGCCGCGTGACGGGCGCGTCGGAGGGAGTGGTCGCGCAGCCCAGGTGGATGGCGTCCGGGCCGGTGCTGGCGGACAGGAGACACGCCCACGCGTGGGGGAACGCCACGTCCCGGGAGAAGTGCTCCCAGGGGGTGGGCACGGGCTCGTCGTAGACGACGACCATCACCCGGGGGACGCCGTCGGACAGCAGGCCGCACGCCTCCGTGAAGGCGGCCTCCACCGTCTCCTCGCCCGCGGCGATGGCGCTGTACGAGGACGTGTCGCCCCGCGCGATGGAGTAGAGCGCGCCGATGGCGTTGTGCACCGACAGGCTGAAGGACGTGGGGGACAGCGGCTCCGAGCGCGCCAGCTGCGTCAGGAGTTCCACCGAGCGGGCCAGGTCCCCGTAACGCGACGCGAAGAGGACGGGCGCGTCCGGCGCGTCCACGTGCGCGTCATACGCCGTCTGCAACGCGATGCGTCCCAGCCGGTCCACCCGACGGCGCATCATCGCGGGCATCGCGGAGAGCGCGGGCGTACCGTCGGCCGGGAGCGGGTGAGGCGTCGCGAGCCACGTTTCCCAGGAGGCAGGGTTGACGAGGCCGGGGGCCCATGCGGCCCAGCGCTGTACGGAGAATCCCATCATCATCGTGACGGGAGGCCCCCAAGCGCTCCCAAAGACAACCTTTACCAAACCATTCACAGGGAGACAATTGGCCGCCCCGTCCAAGGGGCCCGGAAGCCAGGAGGCCGTCCTGCTGCCTGCCCTGCGGCCGTTGCAACCCCATGGACTTGTTGACGAAACGCGCAACGGCGGCTCCGGTTTCAGGTTCTTGCAGGTTTGTCCAGGGGTGACGCGCCCCGGTCCTCCCGCAGGTCTGAAAAAACCCTGTGAGGCATTCGGGGTGGCGGGTGGAAACGGGTCGTGGCCGCGCGCTGCGTGACGTGGCCGCGACCGCGTGTATTCACGCGGAGCGACACGCCGCCGGGGCCTGGGGGCTACGACTCCGTGGGGAAGAGGGCGCGCAGCTCGCGGAGCGTGCGGGTGGTGGCGCCCCGGGGACCGGTGACCCAGATGCGCTCGGGCTCCAGCGCCAGCTCGCGCCAGGACACGGCGCCGCCGTCGGGCAGCAGCACCTCGCCGTCCAGGCGCACCACCGAGTGGCGCCGGGACACCGCCTCCAGCCCGAACAGCAGCCGCTCCACGTCCGACCAGCGCGCGGGGGCGAAGAGCAGGTCC is a genomic window of Corallococcus macrosporus containing:
- a CDS encoding acyl carrier protein, translating into MTKHELFERLSAILQETFDIEPSRIIPEARLHDDLDIDSIDAIDLLVRLKPVAGQRVPPEVFRSVRTLQDVVDALYGLLGSDSAAA
- a CDS encoding phosphopantetheine-binding protein; the protein is MLELEQEIKRLVIETLNLEDVKPEDIDPAAPLFVEGLGLDSIDALELGLALQKSYGVVLASDSKENRRHFASVRALADFVSTHRTRS
- a CDS encoding lysophospholipid acyltransferase family protein gives rise to the protein MLEKLNRLWRIFATGLSFATFGLGGLALRLLYFPLLALFVREPKRQQRLARLAVHHTFRFFIGYMRFLGVLRYELQGVEKLARSGLLILANHPSLIDVVFLISLVPNADCVVKASLANNPFTRGPIRATRYLCNDSGPGLIQDCIASVKAGNNLIIFPEGSRTPLDGTMQLQRGAANIAVRGPCDITPVIIQCEPRGLTKGMPWWKVPERPMHYVIRVEDDIHVSSQDVDAGEAAKAARQLTTRLHDHFSRGSQGHVGA
- a CDS encoding beta-ketoacyl synthase chain length factor, with product MMMGFSVQRWAAWAPGLVNPASWETWLATPHPLPADGTPALSAMPAMMRRRVDRLGRIALQTAYDAHVDAPDAPVLFASRYGDLARSVELLTQLARSEPLSPTSFSLSVHNAIGALYSIARGDTSSYSAIAAGEETVEAAFTEACGLLSDGVPRVMVVVYDEPVPTPWEHFSRDVAFPHAWACLLSASTGPDAIHLGCATTPSDAPVTRQEPDALPADLRALRFLVSGASRWEHAAGARRWRWERHA